One part of the Arachidicoccus terrestris genome encodes these proteins:
- a CDS encoding glycoside hydrolase family 2 protein, which produces MKHPKNYLKSIWICAAVLIATGQFSAAQGVSQTQLKHFKLMSSTQVKTNGAAISRPDYKGDLAWFDATVPSTVLTALVANNVYADPHIGMNNMLIPDANDSFNLAYGLDKYSYLPHIKNPWKDPYWYRTTFEVGQTNASKRFELIFDGINYRAEVWMNGHLIADSSKMVGMFARYNFDVTPYIRPGATNAVAVKIYPLDYPGTPDTEQLKAMESFYLNGGPTGDIGKNVTMLCSVGWDWMPPVRDRNMGIWQPVYLRQTGVVSIGNTQLVTELPKLPDTSLASLQLNLALHNSSAATVNGQLEVNIQPENFSGNSNDKISFTQAVTVRGKTEGKVSLDAESIKALLIKNPKLWWPNGYGDPNLYRINLKYTASGSVLDDTSFVFGIRTVKSEAEAIGGHYEGFYRRYFYVNGQRIHLVGGAWVPDMMLDRDADRFYNELALCRNANLNLIRIWGGGVTPPEPFWNAADRLGLLVWNDFWVTGDTQGEFKGSPDYPFQGHVFLDNVKSSILRIRNHASLLVWTGGNEGHARKELYNGMRQAIIDLDGTRPFIPSSSGFAKMPKGWLGSWPDNKPAGVYSGGPYAWKDPKVYYSLADTAKDWLFKDETGIPSQPPLNTLRKVIPDMVWDSTLPFPMNNTWGYHDACTGAGKYDEYYADMVSRYGQPYEVDSFSNKMQLMNATGYQGIFEAANSRISENGGVMLWKLNAALPSVIWQIYDWYLLPNAGYYYMKKACEPLHVQFNVNDSSVAVINRSRFDAGGLQVTATIYNIDGKVIAKENGIVKSVQPDHEVQAIVLKKVLKGQQDFAFILLSLKDRSGKQVSDNIYWTARGNDYTALNHMSSANLKVSDMTMSDGAGQKTIRFIIHNTGTQLAFFNRAQLLCAGEELTAALWSDNYLTLAPGAGQQITVRFNEAKHTGKLQLKISGWNTPDQFITVP; this is translated from the coding sequence ATGAAGCATCCGAAGAATTATTTAAAGTCCATCTGGATCTGCGCGGCGGTGTTGATAGCTACAGGCCAGTTTTCTGCGGCGCAAGGAGTCAGTCAAACTCAGTTGAAGCATTTTAAACTAATGAGTTCCACTCAGGTAAAAACAAATGGAGCAGCCATCTCTCGCCCGGACTATAAAGGTGATCTTGCCTGGTTTGATGCGACGGTTCCCTCTACTGTGCTGACCGCTCTTGTTGCCAACAACGTGTACGCAGACCCCCACATTGGCATGAACAATATGTTGATTCCCGATGCCAATGACAGTTTTAACCTGGCCTATGGGTTGGATAAATATTCTTACCTGCCGCATATTAAGAACCCCTGGAAAGATCCTTATTGGTATAGAACTACATTTGAAGTAGGGCAAACAAATGCATCTAAAAGATTTGAACTGATCTTTGACGGGATTAACTATAGGGCGGAGGTCTGGATGAATGGACATTTGATTGCAGACTCCTCAAAAATGGTAGGGATGTTTGCCAGATATAATTTTGATGTGACACCCTATATCAGGCCGGGTGCTACAAATGCGGTGGCAGTTAAGATTTACCCATTGGATTATCCCGGAACTCCTGATACAGAACAGTTAAAGGCTATGGAAAGTTTCTATCTGAATGGTGGTCCGACAGGAGATATAGGTAAAAACGTGACAATGCTTTGTTCTGTTGGGTGGGACTGGATGCCACCCGTCAGAGACCGTAATATGGGTATCTGGCAGCCAGTGTATCTGAGACAAACCGGCGTCGTAAGTATTGGCAATACGCAACTGGTCACTGAGTTACCGAAGTTGCCTGATACAAGTCTGGCGTCTCTTCAATTAAATCTTGCGCTACATAATAGTAGTGCAGCTACTGTGAACGGGCAGTTGGAGGTTAATATTCAGCCTGAAAACTTCAGCGGTAATAGTAACGATAAGATTTCTTTCACCCAGGCAGTGACAGTGCGTGGGAAGACAGAGGGCAAGGTTTCGCTGGACGCCGAAAGCATAAAGGCTTTACTGATTAAAAATCCGAAACTCTGGTGGCCAAACGGATATGGTGATCCCAATCTTTACAGGATTAACCTGAAATATACAGCGTCGGGCAGTGTGCTTGATGACACAAGCTTTGTGTTTGGAATCCGCACTGTAAAATCAGAAGCAGAAGCGATTGGCGGGCATTATGAAGGATTCTACAGAAGATATTTTTATGTGAACGGGCAGCGGATTCATTTAGTGGGAGGTGCCTGGGTACCGGACATGATGCTTGACAGAGATGCTGACCGTTTTTATAATGAACTGGCACTTTGCAGAAATGCCAATCTTAACCTTATTCGTATCTGGGGAGGTGGCGTTACGCCGCCTGAACCTTTCTGGAATGCGGCAGACAGGTTGGGGCTCCTGGTCTGGAATGATTTCTGGGTAACAGGGGATACACAGGGGGAGTTTAAAGGTTCACCTGATTATCCTTTCCAGGGTCATGTATTTCTGGATAATGTCAAAAGTTCGATTTTACGTATCCGCAATCACGCGAGCCTTTTAGTCTGGACGGGTGGTAATGAGGGACACGCACGAAAGGAACTCTATAATGGAATGCGGCAGGCGATTATTGACCTGGATGGTACCCGGCCGTTTATCCCCAGTTCTTCCGGTTTTGCAAAAATGCCCAAGGGATGGCTAGGCTCCTGGCCGGATAATAAACCTGCCGGTGTATATAGTGGCGGACCGTACGCCTGGAAAGATCCGAAAGTCTATTACAGTTTGGCTGATACTGCTAAAGACTGGTTATTTAAAGATGAGACCGGGATACCGTCTCAGCCACCACTCAATACGCTTAGAAAAGTAATTCCCGATATGGTGTGGGATAGTACATTACCTTTTCCAATGAATAATACCTGGGGGTATCATGATGCTTGTACAGGTGCCGGTAAATATGACGAGTATTACGCTGATATGGTAAGCCGTTACGGGCAGCCGTATGAGGTTGACAGCTTCTCTAATAAAATGCAGCTCATGAATGCCACCGGATATCAGGGGATTTTTGAAGCAGCGAATTCTCGGATCAGCGAGAATGGAGGAGTGATGCTTTGGAAATTGAATGCGGCATTACCTAGTGTGATCTGGCAGATATATGACTGGTATCTATTACCCAATGCCGGTTATTATTACATGAAGAAAGCCTGTGAACCTTTGCATGTGCAGTTTAACGTGAATGATTCCAGTGTGGCGGTGATAAACAGAAGTCGCTTTGACGCCGGGGGGCTTCAGGTGACAGCTACCATATATAATATTGATGGGAAGGTTATTGCGAAGGAAAATGGAATTGTAAAATCCGTCCAGCCTGATCATGAGGTTCAGGCTATTGTGCTTAAAAAAGTACTGAAAGGACAACAAGATTTCGCCTTTATCCTCTTGTCGCTCAAAGATAGATCTGGCAAACAGGTTTCTGACAATATCTATTGGACCGCTCGGGGAAATGATTATACCGCTCTTAACCATATGAGTAGTGCCAATCTGAAGGTGTCTGATATGACGATGTCTGATGGTGCGGGGCAAAAAACAATCCGGTTTATCATCCACAATACCGGAACGCAGCTGGCATTTTTCAATCGCGCACAGCTATTATGTGCGGGCGAAGAATTGACGGCTGCACTGTGGTCAGATAACTATTTGACACTTGCTCCGGGCGCGGGTCAACAGATAACGGTTCGTTTTAACGAAGCCAAGCACACGGGAAAACTGCAGCTAAAAATATCCGGTTGGAATACACCGGATCAATTTATAACAGTGCCCTGA
- a CDS encoding NUDIX hydrolase yields MQKPRIIAAGGVVTNPWGKVLLIFRRGYWDLPKGKLDEGETIEVCALREVQEETGLTQVQLGPKLGTTYHEYFDKWSHQDVEKETHWFAMTAEDGQHLVPQTEEDIEQIIWADQTQIDLCMQDTFPNIIDIMTKAGLYQGT; encoded by the coding sequence ATGCAAAAGCCCAGGATCATCGCCGCAGGCGGAGTCGTTACTAATCCATGGGGGAAAGTCCTGTTAATTTTCAGAAGAGGTTATTGGGACTTGCCCAAGGGCAAATTGGATGAAGGCGAAACAATTGAAGTCTGTGCCCTCAGAGAAGTCCAGGAAGAGACAGGATTGACACAGGTTCAACTGGGGCCTAAGCTAGGTACCACCTATCATGAATATTTTGACAAATGGAGTCATCAAGACGTCGAAAAGGAAACCCATTGGTTTGCTATGACTGCTGAGGATGGCCAGCATTTAGTTCCACAGACGGAAGAAGACATTGAGCAGATCATATGGGCCGATCAGACACAGATCGATCTTTGCATGCAGGACACCTTCCCTAATATCATTGACATCATGACGAAGGCGGGTCTATACCAAGGTACTTAG
- the pyrE gene encoding orotate phosphoribosyltransferase, translating to MAKTDEKVIAEKLLQAGAVKLSPEKPFTWASGWKSPIYCDNRKLLSFPFIRDFIKSELCNLVFDAYPEADAIAGVATAGIPWGALVADQLKLPFVYVRSKPKAHGMGNQVEGKLEQGWKVVMIEDLISTGLSSLDAVNVLKTENVDVVSVVSIFNYGFQKAVDAFEANGTSYKSLTNYGALIELAREKKTIKPEEETKLLQWRENPAEWGRG from the coding sequence ATGGCAAAGACCGACGAAAAAGTGATCGCCGAGAAATTATTACAGGCAGGGGCTGTTAAACTGAGCCCGGAGAAGCCTTTCACCTGGGCAAGTGGATGGAAGAGCCCTATTTATTGTGATAATCGTAAATTATTATCATTCCCCTTTATCCGGGATTTTATTAAAAGTGAACTCTGTAATCTGGTCTTTGATGCCTATCCCGAAGCTGACGCCATTGCCGGCGTTGCCACTGCCGGTATTCCCTGGGGAGCATTGGTTGCTGATCAATTAAAGTTGCCTTTTGTATATGTGCGTTCTAAACCAAAGGCACACGGTATGGGTAATCAGGTCGAAGGTAAATTGGAACAGGGATGGAAGGTCGTTATGATTGAAGATCTTATTTCTACAGGTTTAAGTAGTCTTGATGCCGTTAATGTATTAAAAACTGAAAATGTGGATGTTGTATCTGTTGTTTCAATTTTTAATTACGGATTCCAGAAAGCAGTAGACGCATTTGAAGCGAACGGTACATCTTATAAATCGCTGACAAATTATGGAGCACTAATCGAGTTGGCCCGAGAAAAGAAAACGATTAAGCCTGAGGAAGAAACTAAACTTTTACAATGGCGGGAGAATCCAGCCGAGTGGGGCAGGGGATAA
- the ftsY gene encoding signal recognition particle-docking protein FtsY, translating into MGFFGNLFGKKEKETLDQGLEKTKDNFLSKITKAVAGKTTVDDEVLDNLEDALITADVGVDTTLEIVERVQKRVAKDKYVTTSELNRLLQEEIEGLLPNVKEADFGSFDLSAARKPYVLLVVGVNGVGKTTTIGKLAAKYKAAGNSVVLGAADTFRAAAVDQLTIWSDRVGVPIVKQPMGSDPASVAFDTVQSAVAKNTDIAIIDTAGRLHNKIHLMDELNKIKRVIEKVVPGGPSDVLLVLDGSTGQNALEQAKQFTETTNVSSLAITKLDGTAKGGVVLAIAHQLNIPVRYIGVGERVEDLMIFDKHEFVDSLFKLT; encoded by the coding sequence ATGGGGTTTTTTGGAAATTTATTTGGTAAGAAGGAAAAAGAGACACTTGATCAGGGCTTGGAAAAGACTAAAGACAATTTTCTTTCCAAAATTACAAAAGCGGTTGCGGGCAAAACAACAGTCGATGATGAAGTCCTAGACAATCTGGAGGATGCCCTCATTACCGCAGATGTGGGTGTTGACACCACATTGGAAATAGTGGAACGAGTGCAGAAAAGAGTTGCGAAAGATAAATACGTTACTACCAGTGAATTAAATAGGTTACTTCAAGAAGAAATTGAAGGTTTATTGCCAAATGTTAAAGAGGCAGATTTTGGTAGTTTTGATTTGAGCGCTGCCAGGAAACCCTATGTATTATTAGTGGTCGGTGTCAATGGAGTAGGTAAAACCACAACGATTGGTAAGCTCGCAGCTAAATATAAAGCAGCGGGCAACAGCGTCGTATTAGGAGCGGCGGATACATTTAGGGCGGCTGCGGTGGATCAGCTGACTATATGGAGTGACCGGGTAGGTGTGCCTATCGTCAAGCAGCCAATGGGTAGTGACCCTGCTTCGGTGGCCTTTGATACAGTTCAAAGTGCAGTGGCTAAAAATACAGATATTGCCATTATCGATACGGCCGGCCGGTTGCACAATAAGATTCATCTGATGGATGAACTAAATAAAATTAAACGTGTTATCGAAAAAGTAGTGCCGGGTGGGCCCAGCGATGTATTATTAGTGTTGGATGGATCAACCGGTCAAAATGCATTGGAACAGGCTAAACAATTTACAGAGACAACCAATGTATCTTCTCTGGCAATCACTAAGTTAGATGGGACTGCTAAAGGTGGGGTAGTGTTGGCGATTGCTCATCAGTTAAACATACCGGTACGTTATATTGGCGTTGGTGAACGTGTGGAAGATTTAATGATTTTTGATAAGCATGAGTTTGTTGACAGCCTTTTTAAATTGACGTAA
- a CDS encoding alpha-L-rhamnosidase-related protein translates to MKLPSYFFNFNFILKLKSATSLFCLLFFNLHASLYAQEHSINSKLLTGVWSARWIQYAAEGNDPRSYGVYHFRKTVGLSAIPAAYIIHVSADNRYRLYINGVWVGEGPARGDLRHWQFGTFNLTPYLKVGKNVLAAEVWNMGVHAPVAQISNETSFLVQGDNAHCKDFNTDTTWKVLRDSAYQPTALQTGAILHSYFVTGPGDEVQGKSYPWGWELPDFEDYSWKPAAIIGTPVAPEGYGTDNKWTLTPRSIPQMEHQKEAQGKIRKAEGMELSAVRSVFAAGKSIVVPAYKSVKLLIDQSYETIGYPELKVSEGKGASIKLTYTEALLDSKGQKGNRDSIQGKSVKGLYDIYKPDGGKDRVYRPLWLRTFRYVLLEIETQDQPLEIQSFKNIFVAYPFKRAATFSSNDTSLASIWKVGWHTARLCAGETYFDCPYYEQLQYEADTRIQALITLYNTEDDALVRKAIQDFYISMTPEGLTEGRYPSNRYQVIPPFSLWWVSMLHDYWMLRPDRKFIKGYLPAVTQVLGWFENRVDASTGMLGPLNWWNFVDWNPAFKNGVPDGATTGQSAIITLQYVLALQQASELFADFGDLNKSRHYKTLADRLAAATYTACFDRSKNEMADNATKSAFSQHAGILGILTDAIPKEDQQLAMEKILQDKNLSQATFYYRFYLTRAMIKAGLGEDYYQSLTPWRDMLRIGLTTFAEKPEPTRSDCHGWSASPAYDFLATICGITPAAPGFGKVAIAPKLGALKEASGSMPSPKGRIKVAFKRIGRSGVEAWFDLPEELTGTFIWNGQTYPLAGGARKIIVE, encoded by the coding sequence ATGAAATTACCCTCATATTTTTTCAATTTTAATTTTATATTAAAATTAAAATCAGCCACTTCTTTATTTTGCCTGTTATTTTTCAACTTGCATGCCAGCCTTTATGCACAGGAGCATTCCATCAATTCAAAATTGCTTACCGGCGTCTGGTCCGCCCGGTGGATACAATATGCAGCTGAAGGTAATGACCCTCGAAGTTACGGTGTTTACCATTTTAGAAAAACAGTAGGGTTATCTGCCATACCTGCGGCTTATATTATTCATGTTTCTGCAGACAACAGATATCGTCTGTATATCAATGGTGTCTGGGTTGGAGAGGGGCCGGCCAGAGGTGACCTGCGGCATTGGCAATTTGGAACATTCAACCTGACGCCGTATTTAAAAGTAGGCAAGAATGTTTTAGCTGCAGAGGTATGGAATATGGGTGTCCATGCGCCCGTTGCCCAGATCAGTAATGAAACTTCGTTCTTAGTCCAGGGGGACAATGCTCACTGTAAAGATTTTAACACGGATACGACTTGGAAGGTCTTGCGGGACAGTGCCTATCAGCCCACAGCTCTTCAAACGGGGGCAATCTTACATAGTTATTTTGTCACGGGGCCTGGCGATGAGGTACAGGGTAAGAGCTATCCCTGGGGATGGGAATTGCCGGATTTTGAGGATTATAGTTGGAAGCCTGCTGCGATCATAGGCACACCGGTGGCGCCGGAAGGCTATGGGACAGACAATAAATGGACTTTAACACCGAGGTCCATCCCGCAAATGGAGCATCAAAAGGAGGCGCAGGGCAAAATCAGAAAGGCAGAAGGAATGGAGTTGTCCGCAGTGAGGTCTGTTTTTGCTGCAGGCAAATCTATTGTCGTACCTGCTTATAAAAGCGTAAAGTTACTGATCGATCAGTCCTATGAAACTATTGGTTATCCTGAATTAAAAGTAAGTGAAGGCAAAGGGGCTTCGATTAAATTGACCTATACAGAGGCGCTGTTGGATAGCAAAGGGCAAAAAGGGAACCGGGACAGCATTCAGGGGAAATCCGTGAAGGGGCTATATGATATTTATAAGCCAGATGGAGGAAAGGACAGGGTATACCGGCCGCTTTGGCTGAGGACATTCAGATATGTGTTACTGGAAATTGAAACGCAAGATCAGCCTTTAGAAATTCAGTCTTTTAAAAACATTTTTGTGGCATATCCTTTTAAGAGAGCCGCAACTTTCTCCAGTAACGACACTTCTCTTGCTTCAATATGGAAGGTGGGCTGGCATACCGCCAGGCTCTGTGCCGGTGAAACCTATTTTGATTGTCCCTATTATGAACAGTTGCAATACGAGGCCGATACAAGAATACAGGCATTAATTACTTTATATAATACTGAGGACGACGCACTGGTCAGAAAAGCGATCCAGGATTTTTATATTTCTATGACACCGGAGGGATTGACTGAAGGCAGGTATCCCAGTAACCGTTATCAGGTCATACCGCCATTTTCGTTGTGGTGGGTCTCCATGTTGCATGATTACTGGATGTTGAGGCCCGATAGAAAGTTCATTAAAGGATATTTGCCGGCCGTTACGCAGGTACTCGGCTGGTTTGAAAATCGCGTGGATGCTTCAACGGGTATGTTAGGGCCTCTGAATTGGTGGAATTTTGTGGATTGGAATCCAGCCTTTAAAAATGGGGTGCCCGATGGTGCTACGACCGGACAGAGTGCCATCATTACACTTCAATATGTTCTTGCCTTACAGCAGGCATCAGAATTATTTGCGGATTTTGGAGACCTGAATAAAAGCAGGCATTATAAGACTTTGGCTGACCGGTTAGCGGCGGCCACCTATACCGCTTGTTTTGATCGCTCTAAAAATGAGATGGCGGATAACGCTACAAAATCTGCGTTCAGCCAGCACGCCGGAATTCTCGGCATCCTGACAGATGCGATTCCCAAAGAAGACCAGCAATTAGCTATGGAGAAAATACTGCAGGATAAAAATCTGAGTCAGGCTACTTTCTATTACCGGTTCTATCTGACGCGTGCTATGATCAAAGCTGGTTTGGGTGAGGATTATTATCAGTCTCTGACACCCTGGAGAGACATGCTCCGTATCGGACTGACCACTTTTGCTGAAAAGCCTGAGCCTACCCGTTCCGACTGCCATGGCTGGTCCGCCAGCCCTGCCTATGATTTTTTGGCAACGATCTGTGGGATTACACCAGCTGCACCTGGGTTTGGCAAAGTGGCGATTGCCCCCAAACTGGGTGCGTTAAAAGAAGCAAGCGGGTCCATGCCTTCACCAAAGGGGAGAATCAAAGTAGCGTTTAAAAGAATAGGAAGGTCAGGAGTGGAAGCCTGGTTTGATTTACCTGAAGAATTGACGGGAACCTTTATCTGGAATGGGCAAACCTATCCTTTGGCTGGAGGTGCCCGGAAAATCATTGTGGAATGA
- a CDS encoding DUF4256 domain-containing protein, which yields MIKTTSQLSKKETDALLQILEERFKENQHRHHGIAWENITKKLQSQPTKLWSLQQMELTGGEPDVVDLSKKNGEYFFIDCAKETPKARRSLCYDQQALAERKEHKPKGSALEMASEIGIQILDEQQYRYLQSLEAVDLKTSSWIKTPASIRKLGGALFCDRRYDEVFVYHNGAISYYAARGFRGVLSI from the coding sequence ATGATAAAAACCACTTCTCAGCTATCAAAGAAAGAAACGGATGCCTTGCTTCAGATATTAGAAGAACGTTTTAAGGAAAATCAACATCGCCATCACGGCATCGCCTGGGAAAATATCACTAAAAAACTCCAGAGCCAGCCAACCAAGCTATGGTCCCTACAGCAGATGGAATTAACCGGAGGAGAGCCTGATGTGGTTGACCTGAGTAAAAAAAACGGAGAATATTTCTTTATCGACTGTGCCAAAGAAACACCTAAAGCACGCCGAAGTCTGTGTTATGATCAACAAGCCCTGGCAGAGCGCAAAGAACATAAGCCCAAAGGAAGCGCCCTGGAAATGGCATCCGAAATTGGCATCCAGATTTTAGACGAACAGCAATACCGGTATCTGCAGTCACTGGAGGCCGTTGATCTGAAAACATCCAGTTGGATAAAAACACCTGCTTCCATCAGAAAGCTGGGAGGAGCACTTTTTTGTGACCGTAGATATGACGAGGTGTTTGTCTACCATAACGGCGCCATATCCTATTATGCTGCCCGGGGTTTCAGAGGTGTATTGTCCATTTAA
- a CDS encoding class I SAM-dependent methyltransferase, protein MDNCVNNLDKFWESSFQEKREMWGFVPANAAYMAATFFKANNFDNILIPGLGYGRNARPFLTYDMKITGIEISETAISLAKKYLKSQFPKIYHGSVAAMPFNKECYDGIFCYCLIHLLDQPARIKLIQDCYNQLKPGGYMIFVAVSKRYPSFGQGKPLGKDRYETIHGVTLYFYDCQSIQKEFGQYGLVSYQEIVENEKENKPRQQAEYWYIICKKNISYLYGHQ, encoded by the coding sequence ATGGATAACTGTGTAAACAATTTAGATAAATTCTGGGAGAGCAGCTTTCAGGAAAAACGGGAAATGTGGGGGTTCGTGCCTGCAAATGCAGCTTACATGGCCGCCACCTTTTTTAAAGCCAATAATTTCGATAATATACTCATTCCGGGATTGGGATATGGACGTAATGCCCGACCATTTCTAACTTATGATATGAAAATAACCGGAATAGAAATATCGGAAACAGCTATTTCCCTGGCAAAAAAATACCTCAAAAGCCAGTTTCCAAAAATCTATCATGGCTCAGTTGCGGCAATGCCTTTTAACAAAGAGTGCTATGATGGAATTTTCTGCTACTGTCTAATCCATTTACTTGACCAGCCCGCCCGCATCAAGCTGATTCAAGATTGCTACAATCAATTAAAACCCGGAGGTTATATGATCTTCGTTGCCGTTTCCAAGCGGTACCCAAGCTTTGGCCAAGGCAAACCACTCGGTAAGGACAGATATGAGACAATACACGGTGTTACCTTATATTTTTACGACTGTCAGTCTATCCAGAAGGAATTTGGTCAATACGGGCTGGTCTCTTATCAGGAGATAGTGGAAAATGAAAAAGAAAACAAACCCAGGCAGCAAGCAGAATATTGGTATATTATCTGTAAAAAAAACATATCGTACCTTTATGGTCATCAATGA
- a CDS encoding MarR family winged helix-turn-helix transcriptional regulator — MTKTDQYNPFSVEKAEDSTGFLLWQVTNLWQRMIKQALEPYNLTHSQFVLLAGIHWLTKQMQDITQITLSNHTKIDPMTTSSVLRKLELKKLIERREHSMDTRAKEVVLTNRGLGTAKEAIRVVEQFDHQFFSKLGADIPVFNKYILSLLKI, encoded by the coding sequence ATGACTAAGACAGATCAATACAACCCATTCAGTGTTGAAAAGGCAGAAGATAGTACGGGCTTTCTACTATGGCAAGTGACCAACTTATGGCAGCGAATGATCAAGCAAGCGCTGGAACCTTATAATCTTACCCATTCTCAATTTGTTTTATTAGCCGGTATCCATTGGTTAACAAAACAAATGCAAGACATTACGCAAATAACACTCTCTAATCACACAAAAATTGACCCCATGACGACTTCATCCGTTTTACGTAAATTAGAATTGAAGAAACTTATTGAACGCAGGGAGCATTCAATGGACACCCGGGCAAAGGAAGTCGTACTTACCAACAGAGGGTTGGGAACTGCAAAAGAAGCCATAAGAGTCGTTGAGCAATTTGATCATCAGTTTTTTTCAAAATTGGGTGCAGACATACCTGTTTTTAATAAATATATTCTATCCTTACTGAAAATCTAA
- a CDS encoding EVE domain-containing protein, which translates to MAKYWIAAISKEHTLRGVEGDFIQVCHGKQAPLKRMSKGDFVLIYSSKVTMGDKEKYQRFTAMGQVTDDNIYQYQMTKDFNPFRRKVRFMPCRECPIIPLIERLDFIQDKKRWGYPFRYGFFEISEKDYQLIASKMIKHD; encoded by the coding sequence ATGGCTAAATATTGGATTGCGGCAATATCAAAGGAGCATACTTTAAGAGGTGTAGAAGGAGATTTCATTCAAGTCTGCCATGGCAAGCAGGCTCCTTTAAAGCGCATGTCTAAAGGAGACTTCGTTTTGATTTATTCGTCCAAGGTTACTATGGGTGACAAAGAAAAATATCAGCGATTTACCGCGATGGGTCAGGTTACAGACGATAACATCTATCAATATCAAATGACAAAAGATTTTAATCCCTTTCGAAGAAAAGTCCGCTTTATGCCTTGCCGTGAGTGCCCTATTATTCCATTGATTGAACGACTTGATTTTATTCAGGATAAGAAGCGGTGGGGTTACCCGTTTAGATATGGATTCTTTGAAATCAGTGAAAAAGACTACCAATTAATTGCATCAAAAATGATCAAACATGACTAA
- a CDS encoding RNA polymerase sigma-70 factor, translating to MMDIVEQEMISRIRAGDEAAFEKVFRTYAKLLHAYGYTLLNNSHIAEEMIQDLFLKIWEQRGVLQIHTSLKAYLYRSLHNDCMNHLRHVKVKKNYEATVTKDGSGVKQHQPINRLEVKEIQQKLRSGLSKLPEACRTVFQLSRFEHLTYKEIASQLGISVKTVENQMGKAFKLLRVELKDYLVLLLLLVLITAIF from the coding sequence ATGATGGACATAGTTGAGCAGGAAATGATATCACGAATACGAGCAGGAGATGAGGCTGCATTTGAGAAAGTCTTCAGGACGTATGCGAAGCTGCTGCATGCTTATGGCTATACGTTGCTGAATAATAGCCATATCGCGGAAGAGATGATCCAGGATTTGTTTTTGAAGATTTGGGAGCAAAGGGGTGTACTGCAAATACACACTTCATTAAAAGCATACTTATACAGATCATTGCATAACGATTGTATGAATCACCTTAGACATGTAAAGGTCAAAAAAAATTATGAAGCAACTGTAACTAAAGATGGATCTGGCGTTAAACAACATCAACCCATCAACCGACTTGAGGTGAAGGAGATCCAACAAAAGCTAAGGTCAGGGTTAAGCAAGCTACCAGAAGCTTGCCGGACAGTATTTCAGTTAAGCAGGTTTGAACACCTGACATATAAAGAGATTGCCAGCCAGCTGGGAATTTCTGTCAAAACAGTAGAGAATCAAATGGGAAAGGCTTTTAAGCTATTGAGGGTCGAATTAAAAGATTATTTGGTTTTACTGTTGTTACTGGTATTAATTACTGCAATTTTTTAA